The window TTGAATCCGATTGTATCACTCGCACCTCATCCGTAGACCACCAGAGTGAGTCACCGCTATACAGGGACATGTGGAATTTGACCATATCTGTGTGACCTATCGATACACCTTGCTCATCGAAACTGAGCACCTTAAAGGGCAGGCCACTTCGCTCGAGTTCACTGTACCCCGGATGAGGATCATGACCACAGGCGCATAGCATACAGATGAATAAAAGAATAGAGGAAAGCCTCATCGGAGGGAGTGAAGTGTGATATCGTAGACCAGGGTCGATTTGAGTGGAATCTTGTTCAGGTCACCGGCCAGACCATAGGCCAGATGGGATGGCAATATGATCTTGGCCTTGTCACCAGCGCTCATGAGCTGAATGGCCTCATGTAATCCGGATTCCACATCGGATTGTTCCACTTTGAATGTACGGGTCTCCCCTTCAGGAGTCCGATAGCACTCCGTACCGTCCAAGAGATTCACCACAAAGCTTACTTCAGCGACCTGACCAGGTATAGCCTTTTGCCCAGCTACGGCCTCATATATCCATATGCGCAGACCTGTACCTGTAGAGTCCATGGGCCAATCTTTTTCCTGGATGTACGCTTCGATCGATTCTTTTTCTTGACCGGTCATCCGCTCGTTCATCTGGATCAACTGTTCCTCCATCTCCTGTGGGCTCAATTGACGGGTCTGAGGTTTCTCTTTACACGCCATCGCGGTTACTAGTGCTATCGATATGATACATAGTACTCTCATGCTGTAGGAAGTCCTTTGATGATACCCTCGATGATCTCAATTACCCTAAGAAGACCTTCTTCAGAACGCGCACCGGCCGCATTTTTATGGCCTCCTCCTCCGAAATATTCATTGGCGATCACATTCACATCCAGATCTCCTTTGGAGCGGAATGAGATCTTGACCACACCATCTTTCTCTGATGCCAATGCCGTGAACTTGACACCTGCGATACTCAGCCCATAGTTCACTAAGCCTTCTGTATCCCCTTTCTTGTAGTTGAATCTTTTCAATTCTTCTTTGCTCAAGGTGATATAACTGGCATTGTGTGCCGGAAAGTATCTCATCTTCTCACTCAAGGCGTATCCCAATAAGCGTAAGCGTTGTTCGGATTGGGTGTCGAAAAGCGCACTCTGCACTTCTGCACTATTGAGACCGAGATCGACCAATTCTCCAGCGATCCGATGCGTATGCGGATGGACATTGTACTTGAAAGATCCGGTATCGGTCACCAGGCCAGAATACACACAATGTGCTATGTCCATTCCTACGCGCTCTTTCTCTCCCATAGCCTCTATCAAGCGATAGACCAATTCACAGGTGCTGCTCGCCTGCGTCTCTGAGAATGTGACTACGAATTCATCGGCCGGATACAAGTGATGATCGATGACCACTTTGGGTGTCTCTGTGTTCATCAACACCTGCGACATGGGACCTGTGCGATCGCTCCGATTGAAGTCCATACAGAGGATCAGATCACTGTCGGCCATGATGCGATTGGCCTCCTTACCACTCCCTTCATAGATACGGATATCGCTCGCTCCTGGGATCCAGCTGAGAAAATCGGGAAAGGCATCTGGCATCCATACGCTCACCTCTTTGCCCAAGGAGCGCAGGAAGTGCGTAATGGCCATCGAACTCCCTATCGCATCTCCATCTGGAGAGCGATGACCTATGACCATGATCCGCGAGGATGTAGAGAGCAGATCTCTAAATGCATCTACTCTTTCTTGACTGAATACCATGCTGCGAAAGTATCTGCTTGATGGGTATCTCCATTGGCTTGTCTACAATGGATATAGCAGTACTTTTGCACCGCTTAAAAAACAGAATAGAAAATGGCAGGGAAAAGAACTTTTACGATGATCAAGCCTGATGCGGTCGAGAATGGTCACATCGGAGCAATACTTGAGAAGATCAATGGAGCTGGATTCATCATCAAGGCAATGAAATTCACGCAGTTAAGCAGGGTCGATGCAGAGGCCTTCTACGCAATCCATAAGGAACGTCCATTCTTCGGAGAACTGGTCGAGTATATGACTTCGGGTCCTATCGTTGCCGCCATCTTGGAAAAAGACAATGCTGTAGCAGACTTCAGGGAATTGATCGGTGCGACCAATCCAGAAGAAGCTGCTGAAGGAACCATCCGCAAGCTATATGCTGAGTCCATTGCGGCCAATGCGATCCATGGATCGGATAGCGATGAGAATGCGGAGATCGAAGGGTCATTCCACTTCGCTGGACGCGAGGTGTTCTGATTCAAGATTCAAGATATTTGATACAAGAAGAGGTCACCGACAGGTGGCCTTTTTTTATTCCGAGCGGGCCTGCTTCTTCTTGCCTTTCACCCCGAACATATTGTATAGGATACTCTGAACGATACTCAGCAGGATCGAAAAGCCCAAGGCCCACCAGAAACTGTGCACGCTGAATCCAGAGATCAGTGCATCACAGAGAAGGACAAGCCCAGCGTTGATCACCAGGAGGAACAATCCCAAAGTGATGATGGTTATGGGTATGGTAAGAAAGATGAGAATCGGCCGGATGAACGTGTTGAGGAATCCGAGAATGATGGCGACCAACAAGGCGCTCTGCCAGCTGTCTACCACGATTCCATTCAAGAGATAGGCCAGTCCGAAAACGGCCAAGGTGGAGAGTGCGATCTTAAGAAGTAGTTTCATTCAGCTAAAGGTACATATCCGATCACTTGCTCTTGACTTTCTTCCAATCCTTTAGCTGCCATTCCATCGTACCAGTGGCCACAAGATTCTGATCTACATCATAGAGCTTGACCGAGAATTCATCCAGAAGCAGTCCATCCCGTTCCAGTGGAGCCTTGACCTTCCGGTCGAACTCCTCTGCACTCATCCCGAAGGATGCGGTCACTTTACTTCTAGCCTGATAGTGATACTCGACATGGATACTCTTCATGATCAGCCGATATCCCCCAGAACTCGATTTGGATAGCAAGAAGAGTCCGGTGGTATACTCGGCCAATGTGGCCATCGCACAGGCATGGATGCCCTTCAGATGATTCAGGTTCTTCCTACGGAAAGGAAGCTCGGTCTCTACCAACTCATCGGTGATCCGGGTGATCTTGAACTTATGGGGAAGGTTGAAGGGGATCACTCTTAGGAGAGTGAAATTCAATTTCTTCAGACCCCATGCAGATTGCTTGGCTCCCGCCATCAATCGATCGAGAAGTTCGGCAGACTTCATACGATCTCTTCTTCCCTATCTAGTATCGCCTGGATGTCCGGCTTGAAATAGTCGGGTCCCTTCATGACCTTGCCATCTTCCCGATAGATCGGGATACCTCCAGGGCCAAGCTTGGACATATTGCTCCGTTGGATCTCTTCATAGATCGCTTCGATCTTGTGTTGAAGACCATGCTTGAGGATGGTCCCACAGAGGATGTACAACATATCTCCAAGAGCATCGGCCACTTCTATCAGATCACCGCTCTTGGCCGCGTCCAGATACTCCTCATTCTCCTCACGCATCAATTTATAGCGCAGGTCGATCTCTTCAGGAGGTAGTGAAACGGTGGGTGATCCGCTATTCTCGATACCGAATGCGTCATGGAAATCCCTCACGTGTTCAATGGTCTTCTCCAAGGTCAGTTTGCTCATCGGATTTTGATTTAAGATTAGAGTAAGGTACGAATTCCAAATCTCTAAATAAGCCCATGATCAGCGGAATTCAGATATTCACAGCACCAAGCAGGAGTGTTAACAAATATTAACAGCACAGCTAGACCACGACCTCTGCTTATCCG is drawn from Flavobacteriales bacterium and contains these coding sequences:
- a CDS encoding bifunctional oligoribonuclease/PAP phosphatase NrnA, translated to MVFSQERVDAFRDLLSTSSRIMVIGHRSPDGDAIGSSMAITHFLRSLGKEVSVWMPDAFPDFLSWIPGASDIRIYEGSGKEANRIMADSDLILCMDFNRSDRTGPMSQVLMNTETPKVVIDHHLYPADEFVVTFSETQASSTCELVYRLIEAMGEKERVGMDIAHCVYSGLVTDTGSFKYNVHPHTHRIAGELVDLGLNSAEVQSALFDTQSEQRLRLLGYALSEKMRYFPAHNASYITLSKEELKRFNYKKGDTEGLVNYGLSIAGVKFTALASEKDGVVKISFRSKGDLDVNVIANEYFGGGGHKNAAGARSEEGLLRVIEIIEGIIKGLPTA
- a CDS encoding nucleoside-diphosphate kinase, with translation MAGKRTFTMIKPDAVENGHIGAILEKINGAGFIIKAMKFTQLSRVDAEAFYAIHKERPFFGELVEYMTSGPIVAAILEKDNAVADFRELIGATNPEEAAEGTIRKLYAESIAANAIHGSDSDENAEIEGSFHFAGREVF
- a CDS encoding phage holin family protein — its product is MKLLLKIALSTLAVFGLAYLLNGIVVDSWQSALLVAIILGFLNTFIRPILIFLTIPITIITLGLFLLVINAGLVLLCDALISGFSVHSFWWALGFSILLSIVQSILYNMFGVKGKKKQARSE
- a CDS encoding DUF4442 domain-containing protein, with product MKSAELLDRLMAGAKQSAWGLKKLNFTLLRVIPFNLPHKFKITRITDELVETELPFRRKNLNHLKGIHACAMATLAEYTTGLFLLSKSSSGGYRLIMKSIHVEYHYQARSKVTASFGMSAEEFDRKVKAPLERDGLLLDEFSVKLYDVDQNLVATGTMEWQLKDWKKVKSK
- a CDS encoding nucleoside triphosphate pyrophosphohydrolase family protein encodes the protein MEKTIEHVRDFHDAFGIENSGSPTVSLPPEEIDLRYKLMREENEEYLDAAKSGDLIEVADALGDMLYILCGTILKHGLQHKIEAIYEEIQRSNMSKLGPGGIPIYREDGKVMKGPDYFKPDIQAILDREEEIV